From the genome of Rhizobium binae, one region includes:
- a CDS encoding 2-hydroxyacid dehydrogenase: MSAPPPVLVDIKFNPEGVARVLKTAFADRGSINLADPADRLRDLSAAEYALLWKPDADLFNRAPNLKVIFSGGAGVDHIIGMDGLPEIPIVRFVDRSLTTRMSEWVVMQCLMHLRGQYAHDSHQRRGEWAKLIAPEAAEVTVGVMGLGVLGQDAVAKLKVMGFNVIGWSRTRKEIDGVETFDAHQLAGFLARTDILVGLLPLTPDTTGFYDSGLFKKLRRDGALGRPVFINAGRGRSQVEADIVSAIRSGILGGASLDVFEVEPLASDNPLWRLENVFITPHDAAVSEENALFRHVETQIARFERGEPLQFVIDRAAGY, encoded by the coding sequence ATGTCCGCACCTCCTCCTGTTCTCGTCGACATCAAGTTCAATCCCGAAGGTGTCGCCCGCGTGCTGAAGACGGCTTTTGCCGACCGTGGCAGCATCAATCTCGCCGATCCGGCCGATCGCCTGCGGGATCTCAGCGCTGCCGAATACGCGCTCCTCTGGAAGCCGGATGCCGATCTTTTCAACCGGGCGCCGAACCTCAAGGTCATCTTCTCGGGCGGCGCCGGTGTCGATCACATCATCGGCATGGATGGCCTGCCTGAGATACCGATCGTTCGTTTCGTCGATCGCAGCCTGACCACCCGCATGAGCGAATGGGTGGTGATGCAATGCCTCATGCATCTGCGCGGGCAATACGCCCATGACAGCCACCAGCGGCGGGGCGAATGGGCGAAGTTGATCGCGCCCGAAGCAGCGGAGGTGACGGTCGGCGTCATGGGCCTCGGCGTGCTCGGGCAAGACGCGGTCGCCAAGCTGAAAGTGATGGGTTTCAACGTCATCGGCTGGTCGCGTACCCGCAAAGAGATCGACGGCGTCGAGACCTTCGACGCGCACCAATTGGCCGGGTTTCTCGCCAGGACCGACATTCTCGTCGGCCTCTTGCCGCTGACACCCGACACCACGGGTTTCTACGATAGCGGGCTATTTAAAAAGCTCCGCCGCGACGGTGCGCTTGGGCGGCCGGTCTTCATCAATGCCGGCCGCGGCCGGAGCCAGGTCGAGGCCGACATCGTCTCGGCCATCCGGAGCGGCATCCTCGGCGGCGCTTCGCTTGATGTTTTCGAGGTCGAGCCTCTCGCGTCAGATAACCCGCTGTGGCGGTTGGAGAACGTCTTCATCACCCCGCATGACGCGGCGGTCTCGGAAGAGAACGCGCTGTTCCGCCATGTCGAGACGCAGATCGCCCGTTTCGAGCGCGGTGAGCCGCTACAATTCGTGATCGACCGCGCCGCCGGCTATTGA